The genomic segment AAGCGTATCGTGCGGATAGCCCGATGGGGCGATTCCCCGGCCCAAAGGATTTCCGAGGCGACCCGCGCCGTAAGAGAGCGCGGGCGCGCCGCCATCATCCGACTCGAGGGTCCTTCATGAAGGACGCGAAGAAGATCCTCGTTATCGACGACGACCCGGATTTCGGGTTCTTCTGCGAGACCGTGCTCGGAGCGCGGGGCTACCGTGTGGTGGCCTCCTTGAGCGGCCGGGAGGGGATCACATCGTTCCGCGCGGAGCGGCCCGACCTGGTGATCCTCGACTTGATGATGGAGGACGAGGAGACCGGCTTCCGGGTCGCCCGTGAGATCGGTCGTACGAACGGAAGCCCGCCGATCCTGATGATCACCAGCATGCCGGGCCGGGTCGAGGAGCGGCGGGACCTGCCGATCGCCGGGCTGCTCGCCAAACCGATCAAACCGGAGACGCTGGCGGAAAAGGTGGGGAAACTGCTCGCGCCGGGCGCCGGCATTTAGCCGGATGGCGCGATCCCACAGCCGCCGTCCGGGGGGGGTCCATGCGCCCGGGCATCGCTGAAACCCTCCTTCTCGCCGTCGCCCTCGCCATGGACGCCTTCGCGGTCTGCACCGCCGCCTTCTGCGCCGGCCGCGTGTCCGGCCTCCGCTCCTCGTTGCGTCTCTCCTTTCACACGGGCCTCTTCCAGGCGATCATGCCCGTGCTCGGCTGGCTCGCCGGTCGGAGCATCGCCGGCTGGGTCGATTCCTGGGACCACTGGATCGCCTTCGGCCTCCTCGCCTTCGTGGGGACGCGGATGATCCGAGAGGGGGGCGGGAGGGGTGAGAGCCGCCGCGGCGATCCTTCTCGGGGTTGGCTCATGATCACCCTCTGTCTCGCCACCAGCATCGACGCCCTGGCGGTCGGTTTCGGGCTCGCCCTGCTGCGCGGCCCGATCCTTTTCCCGGCCGTGGTGATCGGCGTGGTGACCGCCGGGATCGCGTTCGTCGGCACACGCGTCGGCTGCCGCCTCGGCCGCGTCTTCGGGGGGAGGGCGGAGATCGCGGGCGGCGTCGTGCTCTGGGCGATCGGCATTCGGATCCTTCTCGCCCATCTTCTGGGCTGACCTCCGGGAATGGTTGCCTCCGGCGATGACCGGACCTAAGATAAAGCATGTCCTTCCTTGGTCCGATCCGGTCCGGCCGGCCGGCGTTCCCGACGGGCGCCCTCCGACCGGCACGGACCGTTCCCGCCGGAGGGACCGCGCGCTTCCGACTCCCCATCGGGAACCGCCCGCCGGGAACGAGTTCGGATTCGAGAAACCACGACGCGGCTCCTTTGCCCGCGCTCGATTCGGAGGAGAGAACATGCCAGTCGCCGATTATCGCACTTACGTTCGGATGTTGGAGAACGCCTACAAGAACCGTTTCGCTTATCCGGCCATCAACATCACTTCCATGGTCACCATCAACGCCGTGCTCGAAGCCTTCGCCGAGAAACGGAGCGATGGGATCATTCAGGTCTCCACGGGCGGCGGCGAGTTCGCCTCCGGGCTGGGCGTGAAGAACGCCGCCGAGGGAGCGATCGCCCTGGCGGAGTACGCCCACCGCGCCGCCGAGAAGTACGACATCTACGTGGCGCTCCACACGGACCACTGCCAGAAGGAGAAGGTGGATCCCTTCCTGGTTCCCCTCATCGAGGAGACGGAGCGCCGCCGCGCCGCGGGGCTGCCGAATCTCTTCAACAGTCATATGTTTGACGGCTCGGCGCTTCCGCTGGGCGAGAACATGGAAACCGCCGTGGCGCTGCTGCGGCGCTGCCACGACTCGGAGATCATCCTCGAGGTGGAGGCGGGAGTCGTGGGGGGCGAGGAAGACGGCGTCGCCCACGAAGGCCCGAAGGAGAAGCTCTACACCACGCCCGAGGACATGCTCGAGGTGTATCGCCGCCTCGGCGAGGTGAAGGGGGCGCGCTACATGTTCGCCGCCACCTTCGGCAACGTGCACGGCGTGTACAAACCCGGAAACGTGAAGCTCCGCCCGAAAATCCTCCGGGAGGGGCAGGAGGCGCTCCGCAAGGCCCACGGCGACGACGTCCATTTCTGGCTCGTCTTCCACGGCGGCTCCGGGTCGAGTCCGGAAGAGATCCACGAAACCCTCGAATACGGCGTGATCAAGATGAACGTGGACACCGACACCCAGTACGCTTTCACCCGGCCGATCGTGGACCACATGATGAAGAACTACGACGGCGTCCTGAAGACCGACGGCGAGGTGGGAAACAAGAAGGCGTACGATCCCCGCGCCTACCTGAAGAAGGGAGAGCGGGGCATGGCCGAGAGGGTCATGCGGGCGGTGGACGATCTGCGGGCGGCCGGGACGACCCTCTTCGGCGGGTAGGCGTCCTCGAGTGGAAGGAGGGGCGGGATGAAAAATTTTACGTATCATAATCCGGTGCGGATCCTCTTCGGCAGGGGAACCATCCCCAAGATCGCCGAGTGGATCCCGCCGGAAAAGCGCGTGCTCGTAATCTACGGAGGCGGTTCGATCAAGAAAAACGGCGTCTACGACCAGGTGGCCTCCGCCCTCGATGGACGCGGCTGGAGCGCCTTCGGCGGGATCGAGCCGAACCCGCTCTACGAGACGTGCATGGAAGCCGTCGAGACGGGTCGCCGGGAGAAGGCCGAATTCCTGCTGGCGGTGGGAGGCGGTTCGGTTTGGGACGCCGTGAAGTTCATCGCCGCCGCGATCCCCTTCGACGCCGGAGACCCGTGGACGATCGTGAGCGAGCACGCGCCGGTACGCGAGGCGATCCCCTTCGGAGGCGTGCTGACCCTCGCGGCGACCGGCTCGGAGATGAACTCCGGCTCCGTGATCAGTCGCCGCTCCACGGGGGAGAAGATTCCATGGGGAAGCCCGCTCGTCTTCCCCCGTTTCTCCATCCTCGATCCGGAAACCACGTTCTCGCTACCGGAGCGGCAAACCGCCAACGGGATCGTGGACGCCTACGTTCATGTGCTCGAACAGTATTTGACCTACGATGTAAACGCGCCGCTCCAGGGCCGGCAGGCGGAAGCGATCCTGCACACGTTGATCGAAGAGGCGCCCAAGGTCCGCGCGAACCCGCGGGATTACGACGCCCGGGCGAACCTGATGTGGGCGGCCACGCAGGCGTTGAACGGACTGATCGGCGTCGGCGTGGCGTCGGACTGGGCGACCCACCTGATCGGCCACGAGCTGACCGCCCTCCACGGCCTCGATCACGGGCGCTCGCTGGCGGTGGTGATGCCGGCGATGCTCCGGCTTCGGAAGGAAGCGAAACGGGGAAAGCTGCTCCTCTACGCCCGCCGCGTGTGGGGAATCGACGGCGACGACGAGGATCGAGCCGTGAACGAGGCGATCGAGAGGACGGAGCATTTCTTCCGCGATGTCGGCTGTCCCACCCGGCTCGCCGATTACGGCATCGATCCGGAGGGTTGGGCGCCGATCCCCGCGCGGGTCGAGGCGCGTTGGGGACGGATCGGCGAACACCGCGACATCGGCCGGGAAGAGGTGGAGGAGATTCTCCGCCTCGCTTCCGGAACGGCCGCGCGCGGGAAGGCATGATAAAAAGGAAGGGGGGACGGCATGGCGCGCGTCATCGCGGGCGCGGCGGCGGCCGATTTCACTCTCGATAGCGCCGACGGGGAACGCTTCCGTCTCTCCGATCTGCTCGCCCGGAGCGCCGTGGTGCTCATCCTGAACCGCGGGTTTCTCTGTCCCTTCTGTAAAAGGCACATGATCCGCCTCCGCCGCGCCTATCCGGAATTCGTCCGGCGAGGCGCGGAGATCCTGGTCATCGCTCCCGAGCGTCCCGAAGACTTCCGGCGCCATTGGGTCCATCTGAAGCTACCTTTTCCGGGGCTTCCCGATCCGGCACGTATCGTTTTGGATCGGTATGGTCAAAGTGCAAGTCTTCTCTCCCTCGGCCGTCTCCCCGCTCAGTTCGTGATCGCCCGCTCCGGCGAGGTGCTCTTCGCCCGGTACGGCCGCACCATGGCGGACATCGCGCCGAACCGGGATCTTCTCGAAGCCCTGGATCGATCGGCGACGGGATGAGCGTCAGGGATTCTACCGGAGAGCGCTCCTTCCGGTGCCGCCGCTGCGGCGCCTGCTGCCGGCGCCCCGGCTACGTCCTGCTCGACCGTGCGGATCGCGAGCGCCTCGCGGCCGCCCTCGGACTGGACGAGGCGGTTTTCCTCGCACGCTACGCGCGCGTCGCCTCCAACCGGGCCCAGCTCAGCCTGATCGAAAAAGAGGACGGGTCCTGCGTGTTCCTGGAAGGAGACCGGTGCGCGGTGTACGAGGCGAGGCCGCGCCAGTGCCGCGATTATCCGCGTCTATGGAGGACCGATGACGACTGCCCGGGTTGGGGTGGTTAGAAGAGGCCCGGTTCCGGACAGCGACGATCACGAAACGAATGAGAGACGATAAAGAAAACCCCGTCCCGTGAAAACGCGGAGGCGGAGAGATCGGAAAAACGGAGGCCGCGCTCCTTCTTCTCTCTCCACCTCCGCGTCTCCGCGGGAGATTTCTTTTCCCGGCTTTCTTCGCGTTCCTCCCGGTTCAATCCCGTCCCGGGAAAAGCGTTCACCGCGCGATTTCCGTCACCGTGACCCTCCGCCGCAATTCGTCTTCATCGATACGGCCCTCGTCGCCGTCTTCGAGATCCTTCATGCGAACCCGAATCGTGAGATGGCGGAGGGGGACCGGCGCGACGACCCACTCCTTGTCCCAACTGTAGGGGAACGCGACCAGCAGGATCGATTCGTCGCCGCCGATCATGGAGAGGGAAGAGCCGTAATCGATGATCGTCTCCACGAGTTCCTCTTCGATCTTATCGAGCTGGCGGCGGCGGCGGTCGGAGATCTCCTCGATCTTTTTCTGGTCTTCCTTGCCGACCAACTCGCCCCAGAACGCCTTCAGAGAGTCCAGATCGTTCAGAAAACCGAGAAGTCTCTTGGTGTCCGCCTCGTCCACAAAGGAGAACTCGAGGGTAAAAAACGCGCCGAGTCCTTCCAGATAGGTCCCCTGCGTGTTCTCGCCCCGCATCACCAGGGCATGCTTGCTGTCGATCAGGGTGGCGTCCAGGATCTTCTCCATCATCCCGATCTTCTTACCGATCAGCTCCGTGTCGGGGGGCGTCGCGTGCGCCATGGGCGCCGCGAAGACCAGGCAGAGCAGGACCGGAAGGGCCTTGCGCATCATCGTCGATCCTCCTCGGGGGGACCCGTCCGGGCGTCGTTGTGTTCCGTGTCGATCCGGTTCATGATGTCCCGGGTTCCTTCCTCCATCTCTCCGAGGCGGCGGTCCATCAGGAACATATCGTCCTGCCGCTCGGATTCCGCGTCCCGCAGGTAGTTCTGGAAGGTGGCGAGGTAGCGGTCGGCCTGACGATCCTCGCTCTCCCGGATCAGAGTGGCCACGAAACGGACCAATTCCGCCTGGCCACGGAGGAAGTCCTCGCGGGTGATGTAGTCGGCGACGGGCGCGACGGCGCCGCCGCCCGAGGTGAGCTGCAACGGGACGCCCCGGTCGGGCGCCTCCAGGAACACGTCGGGCGAGGAAGAGCGGCCGAGGGAGAAAGCGACCCGCCCCTCATCCAAGGTCACACGCGCGTTCCCCAGAATCAAAAGGACCGCCGCGGCCACGCCCGCCGCGACGCTCCAGAGTGTCCGCCTGCGAAGCAACCGGGGGGCGGCGGACATCCGCCGCGGGAAGGGCCGCCGCTCGGAGAGCGCGGTCCATGCGAAACGGACCTTCGGTTCGGGCTCCTCCATACGGCGCAGCAACCCCGAAACGCCCCGCATCTCTTCCAGTGTTTTCTCCCAAACGGGATCGCGAGCGATCTCCCTTTCCACCCGCTCCCGCTCCTCGGAGGAAAGCTCTCCGTAGAGGTATCCCACGAGAAGTTCTTCCATCTCGCGTCGATCCATCAGCGATCTACCGTCCTTCCTCGGCACGCAACCTGCGAAGCACCCGTTCGAGGTTCCGAAGACCGTGAAATATCCTGGATCGGACCGTGCCGACCGGGATGCCGAGGATGTCGGCGATCTCCCGGCTGGTGTATCCGTGGTACTCGCGCATCACGAGCGCCGTTCTCTGCTCCTCCGACAGCGTCATCAACGCCTGCCCGAGGATTTCCGACAGCTCCCGCCTGTAGAGCGCCTCGTCCGGATCGGGCAGCCCTTGAAACCGGTCGATCCTCTCCTCCAGGATCCGCTCCATACCGTTCTCGACGAGCGTTTCCTTGGAGATCATGGAGCGGTTCTTCCCGCTCCTCAGCTTGTCGAGACAGACGTTGTGCGCGATCCGAAACAGCCAGGAGGGGAACTTGGCCGGATCCTTCAGGCGGTCCAGCCCTTGATAGACCCGGATCATGGTCTCCTGGACCAGATCGCGGGCGTCCTCCTCGTGCCCGACCACACGGTAGACGAAGCAGTAAATGCCCCGTTCCCATCGAGCGACCAGCCGGTTGAAGGCTTGTACGTCCCCTTCCAGGACCTGTCCCACAAGGGCCAGATCCATCGGCTCCATGGCTTGGCCCAACGCTCCCTCCCGGTACACGGTTCTCACCAGAATAGACGGATCGGGTCCGCGTTCCGCTTAAAGAGAATAGAGGATCGAATGTCCCGCGGACCCCCGCGCGACCCCAGGCTATGCGAGCGAACACGGGGCTGTCAAGAAGGGGGGGAGGGGGCGTTTCCGGGAAAATCCTTGCCTCGTTGTCGTGATTTGTCTAGCTTGGGCTATGAGGGCTTATGACTTCGAAGCGAAAAAAAACGATGCGACCCTTCGTGATACGCGACTGCGCCCTTTCCGCGATCGCCATCGGCGTGAGGGCTCAGAACCTGCGGGAACTGAGGGACCTCCTCCGCGATATCCACCCGGACGCGATTTACTACCACTTCTGGGGGGGGCTCCTCCGGCCGCGTATCGACGACCCGGAGTACAACAACGACTTCGCCGCCTGGGCCGCCCACGGCCTCCATGACGAGCGCCTGGCGGAACGACTCGCCATCATCGATCCGACCGACTACGACGACCTGGAAAATCTGCGGAGCGACATCCTCGACGTGGTCGAGGAGCGACTCGACGAAAGCGAATACGTCCCCTGGTCGAGCGTGGACAACCAGTTCGCCTTTATCCGGTCCCAGATCGTCGTCTTCAACACCCACCGGAGACTCCACCACCCCGAGGAACTGGTCGAGGCGATCCCGCACATCTCCCTGGGGAGCATCTTCTTTCACGTCATCGA from the Candidatus Eisenbacteria bacterium genome contains:
- a CDS encoding YkgJ family cysteine cluster protein produces the protein MSVRDSTGERSFRCRRCGACCRRPGYVLLDRADRERLAAALGLDEAVFLARYARVASNRAQLSLIEKEDGSCVFLEGDRCAVYEARPRQCRDYPRLWRTDDDCPGWGG
- a CDS encoding manganese efflux pump; this encodes MRPGIAETLLLAVALAMDAFAVCTAAFCAGRVSGLRSSLRLSFHTGLFQAIMPVLGWLAGRSIAGWVDSWDHWIAFGLLAFVGTRMIREGGGRGESRRGDPSRGWLMITLCLATSIDALAVGFGLALLRGPILFPAVVIGVVTAGIAFVGTRVGCRLGRVFGGRAEIAGGVVLWAIGIRILLAHLLG
- the fbaA gene encoding class II fructose-bisphosphate aldolase produces the protein MPVADYRTYVRMLENAYKNRFAYPAINITSMVTINAVLEAFAEKRSDGIIQVSTGGGEFASGLGVKNAAEGAIALAEYAHRAAEKYDIYVALHTDHCQKEKVDPFLVPLIEETERRRAAGLPNLFNSHMFDGSALPLGENMETAVALLRRCHDSEIILEVEAGVVGGEEDGVAHEGPKEKLYTTPEDMLEVYRRLGEVKGARYMFAATFGNVHGVYKPGNVKLRPKILREGQEALRKAHGDDVHFWLVFHGGSGSSPEEIHETLEYGVIKMNVDTDTQYAFTRPIVDHMMKNYDGVLKTDGEVGNKKAYDPRAYLKKGERGMAERVMRAVDDLRAAGTTLFGG
- a CDS encoding sigma-70 family RNA polymerase sigma factor produces the protein MGQAMEPMDLALVGQVLEGDVQAFNRLVARWERGIYCFVYRVVGHEEDARDLVQETMIRVYQGLDRLKDPAKFPSWLFRIAHNVCLDKLRSGKNRSMISKETLVENGMERILEERIDRFQGLPDPDEALYRRELSEILGQALMTLSEEQRTALVMREYHGYTSREIADILGIPVGTVRSRIFHGLRNLERVLRRLRAEEGR
- a CDS encoding iron-containing alcohol dehydrogenase; translated protein: MKNFTYHNPVRILFGRGTIPKIAEWIPPEKRVLVIYGGGSIKKNGVYDQVASALDGRGWSAFGGIEPNPLYETCMEAVETGRREKAEFLLAVGGGSVWDAVKFIAAAIPFDAGDPWTIVSEHAPVREAIPFGGVLTLAATGSEMNSGSVISRRSTGEKIPWGSPLVFPRFSILDPETTFSLPERQTANGIVDAYVHVLEQYLTYDVNAPLQGRQAEAILHTLIEEAPKVRANPRDYDARANLMWAATQALNGLIGVGVASDWATHLIGHELTALHGLDHGRSLAVVMPAMLRLRKEAKRGKLLLYARRVWGIDGDDEDRAVNEAIERTEHFFRDVGCPTRLADYGIDPEGWAPIPARVEARWGRIGEHRDIGREEVEEILRLASGTAARGKA
- a CDS encoding redoxin domain-containing protein produces the protein MARVIAGAAAADFTLDSADGERFRLSDLLARSAVVLILNRGFLCPFCKRHMIRLRRAYPEFVRRGAEILVIAPERPEDFRRHWVHLKLPFPGLPDPARIVLDRYGQSASLLSLGRLPAQFVIARSGEVLFARYGRTMADIAPNRDLLEALDRSATG
- a CDS encoding response regulator, whose protein sequence is MKDAKKILVIDDDPDFGFFCETVLGARGYRVVASLSGREGITSFRAERPDLVILDLMMEDEETGFRVAREIGRTNGSPPILMITSMPGRVEERRDLPIAGLLAKPIKPETLAEKVGKLLAPGAGI